A window of the Streptomyces finlayi genome harbors these coding sequences:
- a CDS encoding formimidoylglutamate deiminase, whose amino-acid sequence MPLTTEPGPVPAAPVSTTYWLSQAWLGGHVEPGVVLDVAGGRITGVRTGVGTPPPGAAVLRGLTLPGLANTHSHAFHRALRGSVQVGSGTFWTWRELMYGTASRLTPDTYYDLARATYAEMALAGITSVGEFHYLHHAPGGTPYENPNAMGEALIAAAAEAGIRITLLDTAYLAAGFGEKPGRQQLRFSDTTADAWAERASLLKGDDHALIGAAIHSVRAVPAGQLATVAEWAEEREAPLHVHLSEQTAENEACLAAHGRTPTRLLADHGVLGRRTTGIHNTHLTPEDIGLLGSSVTGTCMCPTTERDLADGIGPAVALQRAGSPLSLGSDSHAVIDLFEEARAMELNERLRTHVRGHWTASALLRAASATGHAALGRPEAGIIEPGAPADLTTVALDSVRTAGPPPRLAAEAVVFAASAADVRHTVVAGRHIVRDGHHTRVQDVPAALASAIAALHG is encoded by the coding sequence GTGCCGCTGACAACCGAGCCGGGCCCGGTGCCGGCCGCACCCGTCTCCACCACCTACTGGCTCTCCCAGGCCTGGCTCGGCGGTCACGTCGAGCCAGGCGTGGTCCTGGACGTCGCCGGCGGACGGATCACCGGTGTGCGCACCGGCGTCGGCACACCCCCGCCCGGCGCCGCGGTGCTGCGCGGACTGACGCTCCCCGGGCTGGCCAACACCCACTCGCACGCCTTCCACCGGGCCCTGCGCGGCAGTGTCCAGGTGGGCTCCGGCACCTTCTGGACCTGGCGCGAGCTGATGTACGGGACGGCCTCCCGGCTGACCCCCGACACCTACTACGACCTGGCCCGCGCCACGTACGCCGAAATGGCCCTGGCCGGCATCACCTCCGTCGGCGAATTCCACTATCTGCACCACGCGCCGGGCGGCACTCCCTACGAGAACCCGAACGCGATGGGGGAAGCGCTCATCGCCGCCGCCGCCGAGGCCGGAATCCGCATCACCCTGCTGGACACCGCCTACCTCGCGGCCGGATTCGGTGAGAAGCCCGGACGCCAGCAGCTCCGCTTCTCCGACACCACCGCCGACGCCTGGGCCGAGCGCGCCTCCCTCCTCAAGGGGGACGACCACGCGCTGATCGGCGCCGCCATCCACTCCGTACGGGCGGTGCCGGCCGGGCAGCTCGCCACCGTCGCCGAGTGGGCCGAGGAGAGGGAAGCGCCGCTCCACGTCCACCTCTCCGAGCAGACCGCGGAGAACGAGGCCTGCCTCGCGGCCCACGGCCGCACCCCCACCCGGCTGCTCGCCGACCACGGGGTGCTCGGCCGCCGCACCACCGGCATCCACAACACGCACCTCACCCCCGAGGACATCGGTCTGCTGGGCTCCTCGGTCACCGGCACGTGCATGTGCCCGACCACCGAACGCGACCTCGCCGACGGCATCGGACCCGCCGTCGCCCTCCAGCGCGCGGGCTCCCCGCTCTCGCTGGGCAGCGACAGCCACGCCGTGATCGACCTCTTCGAAGAGGCGCGGGCGATGGAGCTCAACGAGCGCCTGCGCACCCATGTGCGCGGCCACTGGACGGCATCGGCCCTGCTCCGGGCCGCATCCGCCACCGGGCACGCCGCACTCGGCCGCCCGGAAGCGGGCATCATCGAACCCGGTGCGCCCGCCGATCTCACCACCGTCGCCCTGGACTCCGTCAGAACAGCGGGACCGCCGCCCCGGCTGGCAGCCGAAGCGGTCGTATTCGCCGCCTCCGCCGCAGACGTGCGGCACACGGTCGTGGCAGGGCGGCACATCGTCCGGGACGGTCACCACACCCGGGTGCAGGACGTGCCCGCAGCACTCGCCTCGGCCATCGCGGCCCTGCACGGCTGA
- the hutI gene encoding imidazolonepropionase yields MTTTAVINIASLVTNDPSLGNGTPLGLIRDAAVVIEGDRVVWTGESSKAPATDNAVDAGGRAVIPGFVDSHSHLLFAGDRTEEFNARMSGVPYTAGGIRTTVAATRAASDDELAANVSRYLAEAVRQGTTTFETKSGYGLTVEDEARALRIAADHTEEVTYLGAHVVPPDYADDPAGYVALVTGPMLDACAPYARWIDVFCEKGAFDGDQARAILTAGRAKGLHPRIHANQLGHGPGVQLAVELDAASADHCTHLTDADVDALGQGDTVATLLPGAEFSTRATWPDARRILDAGATVALSTDCNPGSSFTSSMPFCIALAVRDMGMTPDEALWSATAGGAAALRRTDIGGITPGTRADLVLLDAPSHVHLAYRPGVPLVSAVWQRGQRVL; encoded by the coding sequence ATGACGACGACCGCCGTCATCAACATCGCCAGCCTGGTCACCAACGACCCCTCCCTCGGAAACGGGACCCCCCTGGGCCTGATCCGGGACGCGGCCGTCGTCATCGAGGGCGACCGCGTCGTCTGGACCGGTGAATCAAGCAAAGCACCCGCCACTGACAACGCCGTCGACGCGGGCGGCCGGGCCGTGATCCCGGGCTTCGTCGACTCCCATTCCCACCTCCTCTTCGCGGGGGACCGCACCGAGGAGTTCAACGCCCGGATGTCCGGCGTGCCCTACACCGCGGGCGGCATCCGAACGACCGTGGCCGCCACCCGCGCCGCCTCGGACGACGAACTCGCCGCGAACGTCTCCCGCTACCTCGCCGAGGCGGTACGGCAGGGCACCACCACCTTCGAGACCAAGTCCGGCTACGGCCTCACCGTCGAGGACGAGGCCCGGGCCCTGCGCATCGCCGCCGACCACACCGAAGAGGTCACCTACCTCGGCGCCCACGTCGTACCACCGGACTACGCCGACGACCCGGCCGGCTACGTCGCCCTGGTCACCGGTCCGATGCTGGACGCCTGCGCCCCGTACGCCCGTTGGATCGACGTCTTCTGCGAGAAGGGCGCCTTCGACGGCGACCAGGCCCGCGCCATCCTCACCGCGGGCCGCGCCAAGGGGCTGCACCCGCGCATCCACGCCAACCAGCTCGGTCACGGACCCGGCGTCCAGCTCGCCGTGGAGCTCGACGCGGCGTCCGCCGACCACTGCACCCATCTGACCGACGCGGACGTCGACGCGCTGGGCCAGGGCGACACGGTCGCCACTCTGCTGCCGGGTGCCGAGTTCTCCACCCGGGCGACCTGGCCCGACGCCCGCCGCATCCTCGACGCGGGCGCCACCGTCGCCCTCTCCACGGACTGCAACCCGGGCTCGTCCTTCACGTCCTCCATGCCCTTCTGTATCGCCCTCGCCGTACGGGACATGGGCATGACGCCGGACGAGGCGCTGTGGTCCGCCACCGCGGGCGGCGCCGCCGCGCTGCGCCGTACGGACATCGGCGGCATCACCCCGGGCACCCGCGCCGATCTGGTCCTCCTCGACGCGCCGAGCCATGTCCACCTCGCCTACCGGCCGGGAGTGCCGCTGGTCAGCGCGGTCTGGCAGCGCGGACAGCGCGTCCTCTGA
- a CDS encoding RNA polymerase sigma factor SigF translates to MSPRLDVARTHDVPSICPQGPTDSDPPAAIAVPGPRTSTTGTTSKTGTTSSTGMTSTADSTDGADSADASAAEYGKGLEVLEWLEDLPEIPPYAELGPVDSRALSKTLFARLESLEEGTHEYAYVRNTLVELNMALVKFAASRFRSRSEPMEDIVQVGTIGLIKAIDRFELSRGVEFPTFAMPTVIGEIKRFFRDTSWSVRVPRRLQELRLDLAKAGDELSQKLDRAPTVTELGERLGITDDEVVEGMVASNAYTASSLDAKPEENDHESALADRIGYEDHGLEGIEYVESLKPLIASLPMRDRTILSLRFVANMTQSEIGEELGISQMHVSRLLSRTLVKLRKGLTLEE, encoded by the coding sequence ATGTCACCCCGGCTCGACGTAGCGCGTACCCACGATGTGCCGTCGATATGTCCTCAGGGACCGACCGATTCCGACCCCCCTGCCGCGATCGCCGTACCCGGCCCGCGCACCAGCACCACCGGCACCACCAGCAAGACCGGCACCACCAGCTCCACCGGTATGACCAGCACAGCCGACAGCACTGACGGCGCCGACAGCGCCGATGCCTCCGCCGCCGAGTACGGCAAGGGGCTGGAGGTTCTGGAGTGGCTGGAGGACCTGCCCGAGATCCCGCCCTACGCCGAACTGGGGCCCGTGGATTCGAGGGCGCTGTCGAAGACCCTCTTCGCGCGGCTCGAATCCCTCGAAGAGGGCACCCACGAGTACGCGTACGTACGCAACACGCTCGTCGAGCTGAACATGGCCCTCGTCAAGTTCGCCGCCTCCCGGTTCCGCTCCCGCAGCGAGCCGATGGAGGACATCGTCCAGGTCGGCACGATCGGGCTGATCAAGGCGATCGACCGATTCGAGCTCAGCCGCGGCGTCGAGTTCCCGACGTTCGCGATGCCGACCGTCATCGGCGAGATCAAGCGCTTCTTCCGCGACACCAGTTGGTCCGTGCGCGTCCCGCGTCGCCTGCAGGAACTGCGGCTCGACCTGGCCAAGGCGGGCGACGAGCTCTCCCAGAAGCTGGACCGGGCGCCCACCGTGACGGAGCTCGGCGAGCGCCTCGGCATCACCGACGACGAGGTCGTCGAGGGCATGGTCGCGAGCAACGCGTACACCGCGAGCTCGCTGGACGCCAAGCCCGAGGAGAACGATCACGAGAGCGCGCTGGCGGACCGGATCGGCTACGAGGACCACGGGCTCGAAGGCATCGAGTACGTCGAGTCCCTGAAGCCGCTCATCGCCTCGCTCCCGATGCGTGACCGGACGATCCTCTCCCTCCGCTTCGTCGCCAACATGACGCAGTCGGAGATCGGCGAGGAGCTCGGCATCTCGCAGATGCACGTGTCCCGGCTGCTCTCGCGGACCCTGGTCAAGCTCAGGAAGGGCCTGACCCTGGAGGAATGA
- a CDS encoding STAS domain-containing protein: MDRGTVGSANRGRLQVEVRTEGRSEVVTPVGELDHHTADLLREPLENAVEQGRVRLVVDCSQLEFCDSTGLNVLLGARLSAEAAGGGVHLAGMPPVVARVFEITGAEAVFTVHASLEDALNS; the protein is encoded by the coding sequence ATGGACCGCGGGACGGTCGGCAGTGCGAACCGGGGTCGGCTTCAGGTCGAGGTCCGGACCGAGGGGCGCAGCGAAGTGGTGACGCCGGTGGGTGAGCTCGATCACCACACCGCGGATCTGCTGCGGGAACCTTTGGAGAATGCGGTCGAGCAAGGGCGCGTGCGCCTGGTGGTCGACTGTTCGCAACTCGAGTTCTGCGACTCCACCGGGCTGAACGTGCTGCTCGGCGCCCGTCTCAGCGCGGAAGCCGCCGGAGGTGGCGTCCATCTGGCCGGTATGCCTCCCGTGGTGGCGAGAGTCTTCGAGATCACCGGGGCCGAAGCGGTTTTCACCGTCCACGCCTCGCTCGAGGACGCTCTCAACTCCTGA
- a CDS encoding ATP-binding protein, translating into MSTTRQHPPGDLGREPDDAGRDSAAPESRQWRTISLGQASGIVPMARDFARQALYDWGWLPAAGADRRAAAEDVLLVVSELVTNACLHAEGPEELRIACTPKALRVEVVDRGAGQPEPRSPHRAGRPGGHGMFIVQRLCLDWGVTRAPDAPGKTVWAELAAPA; encoded by the coding sequence ATGAGCACCACCCGGCAGCATCCGCCGGGCGACCTCGGCCGCGAGCCGGACGACGCGGGGCGAGACTCCGCCGCTCCGGAGAGTCGGCAGTGGCGCACGATCTCACTGGGACAGGCCAGTGGCATCGTGCCCATGGCCCGGGATTTCGCCCGGCAGGCCCTGTACGACTGGGGCTGGCTCCCGGCCGCGGGCGCCGACCGGCGTGCTGCCGCAGAGGACGTGCTGCTGGTCGTCTCCGAGCTGGTCACCAACGCGTGTCTGCACGCGGAGGGCCCCGAGGAGCTCCGCATCGCGTGCACGCCGAAGGCGCTGCGGGTGGAGGTCGTCGACCGCGGCGCGGGCCAGCCCGAGCCCCGGAGCCCGCACCGCGCGGGACGGCCGGGCGGTCACGGCATGTTCATCGTGCAGCGCCTCTGTCTGGACTGGGGCGTCACGCGCGCGCCCGACGCGCCGGGCAAGACCGTCTGGGCGGAGCTGGCCGCGCCCGCGTGA
- a CDS encoding peptidase, producing MAGAAVLLAAPVAHAEVVDVNYQCQTPIGPKGAVSPIDIKGVRSGSGYTLTMSFQKGVSSSPVELGKGAMKPSAVIETGGAESGRIQVSGPANTAAVPANTPIKISDLSGTYTPKKSGKVTFTAGVLTIKALGTTTTCTPKNNPKPSLELDVTGGVPAAQDAPAGGGELPKTGPLDSAAALGTLGGTVLLTGAAGVLWLTRRGQRATG from the coding sequence ATGGCGGGCGCGGCGGTGCTGCTGGCGGCGCCCGTCGCCCATGCCGAGGTCGTGGACGTCAACTACCAGTGCCAGACGCCGATCGGCCCCAAAGGCGCGGTGTCGCCCATCGACATCAAGGGCGTCAGGAGCGGCAGTGGCTACACGCTCACCATGTCCTTCCAGAAGGGCGTCTCCTCCAGCCCGGTGGAGCTGGGCAAGGGCGCCATGAAGCCGAGCGCGGTGATCGAGACGGGCGGCGCCGAGAGCGGCAGGATCCAGGTCAGCGGGCCGGCGAACACGGCAGCCGTTCCCGCCAACACCCCCATCAAGATCAGCGACTTGTCGGGCACGTACACCCCGAAGAAGTCGGGCAAGGTCACCTTCACCGCCGGGGTGCTCACCATCAAGGCCCTGGGTACGACGACGACCTGTACGCCGAAGAACAACCCCAAGCCCTCGCTCGAACTCGACGTGACGGGAGGCGTCCCGGCCGCGCAGGACGCCCCGGCGGGCGGCGGCGAGCTCCCGAAGACCGGCCCCCTCGACTCGGCCGCCGCGCTCGGCACGCTCGGCGGCACCGTCCTGCTGACCGGCGCGGCCGGAGTGCTGTGGCTGACCCGGCGCGGACAGCGCGCCACGGGCTGA